The Lolium rigidum isolate FL_2022 chromosome 1, APGP_CSIRO_Lrig_0.1, whole genome shotgun sequence region TTCGGTCTTCATTTTTTTATGACGAACTCAAAATAGACCGAAATACGAAAACCGAATTGTCGATCATGACCGAATGCCCACCCCTAAGGGATAAGGAGGCGATGTTGTGCAGTAGATGAACAGATTCCTTCCTAATTTTGCATACGTTTTGGGTTATTTGAAATAATGAAAACATACGTCTAAATTTTGAAAAAACAATTGTGAGTACCGGCTGCAAGCTTTTTTTTTGGAACAAACACATGGCCTTTATGATTCATCGTACGAAAATGTATGTGTGTTGCTACGGGTCTAAATCCTGAGCCTGACTTTTTCTTCCTACCCTTCACGCCCATTCAAAAATGGGTCTAAATCCCAAGCCTGACTTCGCATATTGTAATATTTTCTCTAAACTCTTTGAAAATGCCTTATTCATGTATTTAAAACTAATAGTAATAAATATTCTAATCCACTGCAAAGATAAATCTAATGAAAAGGCTTTAATGAAGTACAAGAAGAATTTCATGTTGACACATATTATCAACCAGAGGCAGGCATATTGTATGGCACAAAAATAGCAAACAGTAGTAATGAAACTATATATTACCTCTGTTTTGAAATGTATGCCTTTTTAGGAATCCAGCTTCCTAAAAGGTTTACATttcaaaacggaggtagtatagtgCTTACTGATGTAGTATGACGGCAGCACCGGAGGCCGCGCCGGCAGCCACCCCAGCTCTCCCCCCAACCTCCTGGCAGCACCGGAGGCCACACCAGCAGTTCATCCCCAATATCTCGGCTGCATAGGTCGATAAGGAGAGCTCTAGCAACTCATCCCCAACCACCCAGGCTATGCATCGCCTTTCTGATCAACGACATCACCTTCTTGCCGCCTCCTAGCGAGCCGTGATCTCCAGCAAGCACCACCACGGTGACCTATATCTCAAATAGCAGTAAAATGACCTAGCTTCCCTAGCAGCAACTCAAAATCGTCAGCAAAAATTGCACAATCATTCTTTGACTTCAACTCTGCACACCTTGAAGCCAAACCATCAACACCTTGGCACCAGGATTCATTGTTGGATCAGGGCAACGAAATCAAACCCTTTTGGGCAAGACAACATAAATCAAGTAAAAAAAATAGAATGGTAGAACTGGCTTGTTGACTAAAACAACATTAGGAATCGAAGATTTTCAGATCATTGAATGCATAACTTGTCAACCTTAATACCAAGCATGATATTCTGGTCCTTCAAGTAGTCAACAAATGTCTTGCCATCTGTAGTTCACTGGTAAAGAATCTCCTCATCAATTGCTAGGATCCCACGCCCAGAGGAAGCAACAGTGCTGCAAGTGGTGAAGATTTAGATTTGCAGTCATAGACCCAAAAAAAGGCATGGTTCATTTTCATGACGACATAGTATCACCCGTTGGCAGATGAACAGAAACAGAAACATTTGCCCAAATGCATGTTAGAGTTCTAGAATTTACCATATACTGGACAGTATGCAGAAGTCTTAGTACGATGGACAagtcaagaaaaagaaaagcaagaaTTATTACAAAATAAAGTTTCAGTGTTGCACTAAATAACTTCAGCATAAGTTCAGTAATAAAGGTTTCGAAATTCCTTTCCTACGGTACAAAACCTCTTCAAGCACAATGAATTGCAGGCCTTACTATTTTCAGAGATACGGCAGTACTAACAGTGATACTGCAGTAGTTTTAGACCTTGTTATTTTCAgatagcaacaacaatactccatttactttcaatacaGTAAACCTTGATTTTATTCTACCACCAAATATATATCTCAGGTTGTAAAATTGCAGGCTGAACTACTAAAAATGCAGGGAGTACTAAAAAATGGCTACAGTAAAAAACAAGTATATAACTGAACCTGCTTCAAAAATTGTGGAAGCATGGCTCATAGTTACTGCTCAAGCAGTTGCCTTCCACTTGATTCAATGGCTACACCATTGGAAGCTGCATCCCAAAGAAAATCAGTCAATGAATTCTTGAAACGAGGATTAAATATTATTGAGTTAAATAAGTGCAGAGAACAAGCATAGAGTAAAAGTAATTGTAGGCTGGCATAACTGAATAATGAAAATCAACCATGACAAGACAAGTACAGACAACAAAAATGTTACTCCATTCCGAAAAAGATTTTTCTGTCATGGGAACATATTTGCAGTTTAATCTTAAGGTCCAATGGTATTTCACAATCTAATAGAGAAATTTTTATGAAAAATGAGAATGGGTTCAGTAAGTATGTTAGCAGTAAAGTAGTGTAACTTTATTCCACAAAAGAGGGCTGCTCTAGCTTTATTGCTGGTTCGAATAGCGATTAGCTTGAATAAATATGCATGGTTTCTTTTGCTAAATAGGTGTAGTACTGGAGATGAAATTGCTGATACATACGTCGAACTCTTCTTCTTGAGCTTCTCCTGCTACTCCTGGTCCTCCGCCGCGTAACACCAATCTAATGAAGCAGTCAGCAGGACGCGTCAATCATAATACCACACAAAGGGAAAAGACGGAGGGAATTTGGGAAGCAGCATAGCACTGAGAATGGAATCGGAACCGTACCAGATCGACCACCTTGAAGACAGCCTTGTCGTACTTGTCCTTGGCCTCCTCCGACAGCGCCTGCGATAGCAACGAGCTTAGGTTTGTTCCGCGCAACAGATGAGCGAGCAAGCAGAGCAGGCGGCGAGAGGGTGAGAAGAGTACCTTGGAGAATACCTTGGCGGTGCCGATCTGCGTGCCGAAGAACTGCACGACCCATTGGAGGTCGTTTTAGTAGTCCCTGCCGGCCACAACCATGATTGGAGCTTGTCCCTAACGTTGGATCGACAGATCGAGCCCTTACGCAGCAGATACGGCCGCCGGAGGAGCAAAAGATTCCATTTTGATCTCAACCTTCATGCGCAGACGACGCGGCAGATTTGTTGGCCAGCACAGACGACGCAAGCAGGCGAGTTAGTGCCGTCATGTGGCGTGCGAGGGAGAGGGCGCCATCGTCGCGAGAAAGAGTGCACCATCGCGAGGGAGGGAgaggacgtcgtcgtcgtcgcgaaGGAGGAGTTGGTGCAGCAGGTGGAGTGCGTGGAGTCGGTGGGTCGTGCGTGGAGGGAGGAGCAGAAACAGAAACACATGAAATTTCGTAGCCTCTAAAAAATTGACCAATCACGCTGTAGCGAGATTTGTGGAGGGGCAAAAATTACTAATCAAGGAATTGCTGATTTTGTGGAGGGGCAAAAATCACATTGCATGTAATACGATTGCTTTCCTTATATGTCCGTTTCAGTAGGCTGATTCCTTCTGCAAAAGATCTATCGCGGATTGATTGAAGCCGATTGATTTCTGGATTAAATGCAACGTGATTACATGCAACATGATTGATTTCTGGTTGACTTTTCCTGTTTTGATGGACGGATGGACGACCAAAAAGTTGGAACGGACGAAAGTGGAGAGAATAGGGATTACGTTTAGTCTTTTTaaatagtagagatagagattggTGAGTGTTTGTTCTTTTTAATAGTGCAGATAGATTTGTGCAAAGGTGATATTCCATTAATGTGGAGATTCCTGATGGTTCCTAAAACGGCCCAGGCTGGTTAATTGCACGAGTTGATATTCTGGAAGAATAGGGAATAggaataagtagtagagattaatTGATTTTCTTCGGATTTCCTTGGCTGTCCCACCTGTTTGATATTGACTTTCCTTATTTTGGTGGGAGGGACGACCAAAAGGACGACGAAAGTAGGGAGAGAAGGGGGAACACATTCGTTCTTTTCAAGTAGTAGAGATTTGTTGGCCAGCACAGACGACGCAAGCAGGCGAGTTAGTGCCGTCATGTGGCGTGCGAGGGAGAGGGCGCCATCGTCGCGAGAAAGAGTGCACCAtcgcgagggagggagagggcgtcgtcgtcgtcgcgaaGGAGGAGTTGGTGCAGCAGGTGGAGTGCGTGGAGTCGGTGGGTCGTGCGTGGAGGGAGGAGCAGAAACAGAAACACATGAAATTTCGTAGCCTCTAAAAAATTGACCAATCACGCTGTAGCGAGATTTGTGGAGGGGCAAAAATTACTAATCAAGGAATTGCTGATTTTGTGGAGGGGCAAAAATCACATTGCATGTAATAAGATTGCTTTCCTTATATGTCCGTTTCAGTAGGCTGATTCCTTCTACAAAAGATCTATCGCGGATTGATTGAGGCTGATTGATTTCTGGATTAAATGCAACGTGATTACATGCAACATGATTGATTTCTGGTTGACTTTTCCTGTTTTGATGGACGGATGGACGACCAAAAAGTTGGAACGGACGAAAGTGGGGAGAATAGGGATTAcgcttagtctttttaagtagtagagatagagattggTGAGTGTTTGTTCTTTTTAATAGTGTAGATAGATTTGTGCAAAGGTGATATTCCATTAATGTGGAGATTCCTGATGGTTCCTAAAACGGCCCAGGCTGATTAATTGCACGAGTTGATATTCTGGAAGAATAGGGAATAggaataagtagtagagattgatTGATTTTCTTCGGATTTCCTTGGCTGTCCCACCTGTTTGATATTGACTTTCCTTATTTTGGTGGGAGGGATGACCAAAAGGACGACGAAAGTAgggagagaaaggggaacacattCGTTCTTttcaagtagtagagatagagactcGGTCGCGACCACCGCTAAACAAGAATATTCCGCCTCGCGTTCAAACTTTCGCCACTGCGCCGCCTATTTCCGCGGTCGttcactccggcgaccacctATCGCGCCGCCACTGCCTTTCCCGGCCTCCCTCGGCCCTCCCTCGCCGGGAGACCTTGCCTCTGCCGCCGACCGCCCAGTTGCTCGCCGAAAAATCTCGAATCCGCGCGGAAAATCTTGAGTTCTCGCCGACAGAGGTTGCGGTGCTCGATTTCGTGCTCTCGAGCGCATTCGAGCACcgtataaaggcggaatattcttcagtgggaggcgacgttcccgtcgacagcgaggcgcctgtggtgacttcgtcaatctcaagatccgtcggatcagttcttcgatgcagtatcttgaacgtgctcataggggtagggtgtgcgtgcgtgcgttcataggggtgagtgtgtgcgcgtacttATGAGCGCCGTACTGTGAGTCCGTGGCGTGGGCGCGCGCTTGGCCTTGGTAGCCCGCAAAATCCTGCGGATCGAGGTGCCGTCCGCTCGCCTCCATAAGGAGCCTCGCCTCGGTGACGGCGGCGTCGGGGCCGGCCGATTCCGGTCTCGATTGGAAGGCGAGGTGCGGGCGTGCGGTGTAGACTCGAGGACGAGGGCGTAGGAGCAGAGGTAGAGGAGGCGGCCGTGGTGCTAGCTCCCGATTCCGGTCCCAGCGGGGCTGATGTTGTTCTCATTTTTGGGGGCGCTCGGTTGCTTGCACTTGCAGGGCTGGTGTTGATGCTGGGCGAGGGAGTCGGCCGTCCGAAGGACATTGTGAAGGCGGCGAGAGCGGACGAGCAGATGGAGGTCTGCAGGTCCGGTGACGTGCTCTGTTCCGCTTCTCATAAGAAATTGCCGTGCTCTGTTTGGTTTCTCATAAGAAATTGCCGTGTCCCATATTGATTTGTCGTGTCTTGGTTGCCGTGCATAATAATTTACAACATAGGCAGAGAGAAATTTTTGCTCTGCTGTTTGTAGAAGATAGCTCTGCTGTTTGTATAATTTACAACATAGACAGAGAGAAATTCACGAAAACGAGCTGATGGAGCTCTGGTGTTTGTAGAAGATAGAGAGAGGTATTCCGGGTGATATAGAAGATAGGCAGAGAGAAATTTGGCTAGCGAGAGAGATGGGCACCATCGTCGTCGCGGCAATGTATGAGCCAATTATAAGTTTTGTGGAGTTAAGTTTAGGGGATTTGCTAGAAACGACTAAAGTTTAGAGGAACAAATATAGTAAGTTAAGGGATATGGAGGCTTTTACTCCTCTAAAATATAGGAgttcggctagagatgctcttaggtgttGCGACTCTTATCGCCAAGAAGGTTGCTTCCGGTTGTTCAATGTGCTTTCTTGTAAGGTTTTAGTGAATAATTAATAAATAAATgttgtgtgcatcattttgatgcagaggccggtacAAACCTCTatttcgaaaaagaaaaaaatgaccCTGCCTTCATGATTTAATCTTGAGGATAGCATCGGCATCAATCAGAAAGAAGGTATCACGGATCAACTGTTCCGCCATCTTCCTTGATCATCAAACAATTCAGACACTCAATTTATACGAAGATATTCTTTGGGTGAGAACCTTACCATTCGAAATTCTGGGCAGCCAGCTATCCCGCCAAATCCGAATGCTTTAACCGTTCTCTACGAGCCACAGTAGGCCCTTTTTCAACAGTTCGAGTCCATAGGAGAAGGCCTTCCAAGTGGAGGACGGGTTCCCGGTGAAATTAGTTAAGTAGAAGTAGAACCCTTTAAAAAATGTTAAATAATTGCCACACTCCTGGTGTTAGATGCTTGAAAAGGCACTGGAGATACTTTTTGTGTTCCAACTCCACAGTCAACACTCCTATCCTAATAACATTCAGATGATGAATTCAATCGTGTCATCATGTAAGTATTGACATATGAGTCAACTGTAAATTAGTTAAAATAGTTGGCACATGCCTGGTGTTAGATGCTTGGAAAAACATACTGGAGATAGTTTCTGTGTCCTGACTCCCGGGTCAGCACTCCTAAATCCTAATCATATTAAGATGCAAAGTCAGGTATGTGAGTGCTGACTTGCCAGGTATGTGAGTGCTGACTTGCCAGTGAATTGGTTGACCcggcattccttttccttttgcgaCACAGTCGGGTTGCAGATGCCGTTTGCCACTTAACAAGATTTCCCTCTTTTTGCTTTGAGAGAAATATGTCAACTATGGAGTTTGTTTTATGAAAAGAAAAACTGTAAACATCAAGATGTCCACTTTCAAGAAAACGAACCTGTATCTATTACAAACCTATATTAAACTTCTAATTTTGAAATCTCTCTAATGCAGCATGTGGAAGTTCCCGTTCCTTCAGCAAAGAAGAATGAGGTACTGTTGAAACTGCAAGCAGCAACCGTCAATCCAGTTGACTGGAAGATACAGAAAGGGGACATGAGGCCTCTGCTACCTCGTAGATTGCCTTTTATCCCAGGTAACTGTCTTCATACATAGTGTCACTGTGTGAATGTTACCTGTTTTGTGTCAATCATATATTTTGTTTGCGGTTTACTATATAGAGAGCAAAATTGCACCGATAGAACATTACCTGATTGTGTCTGTATTCAGTTTTAGCTGTCAGTGCTTCTCCTATGTTAGCTATTCGTCATGTCTAATTGGCAGATCGTGGATACGAGTATGTTATTTGGTTCGTCTTAATAATGTTTTGCTGGTCGGTATCTGAACAAAtttctcctatgttccaactggcAATACTGATGCTCTAAGTTTAGAGCACATAAATTCCTTCTCGTTGTAAAATGGTTCACATGAGCATATATTTTCAGTATCGAGATAAGTTTAGAGCACATAATTTTCTTTCTCATTATACGGCTGTTCCCAACCATGCCATCCAACATAGAATGGCCATAAATATTAGCTTTCCTTCCACATATTTACGAGTGGAGTTTTGGTACACATGGACCCTAGTGAACCCTTTCAAAAAAATTGTATCCAAAAACTTCTAAAAAAGAATCAGGATGTAGCTAGTGAAGTATACCACAAACTTGCAAACTGTCAATTGGAAATAATGtatattttaagctacacaaaaatgacaaaagtgtGAATCTTAGTATcacattttcaaatctccaagaAAAATATCGGATTTTGTCATTTTCGTGTAGCCCATAATAAAAAGAATTTTGCATTGTCATTTGGCATGCTTGTTGCATATATCATTGACATAGTCCAGaattgttttcaaaaaaaattgaaccttataaatatgatttttgatATTTTTCAATATATAAAGGGATCACAGGAGCTCATGTGCCGGAAGAACTTTTGGCATATCCACGGTGTCTCTTACCTGATATCCAGAATATGTACTTGTTACTTTTTTCGGTAAAGGGCGTTTTATCACTCGAAAGATTGTATCACGATGATACAATTCATTAGAGCTTACACCCGGACTCTGCGTAGTTAGTATACACACAGCTGCAAATATCCAACAAAAAGATTTTTAAAAAGCCGATACAAAGCTCAAAAGGCTATCAAAGCACGCCTAAGGTTTTGCTGAAGGACCAATCCGTAGATCACGCCGCCAACAATGTGGGATAAAAATATCTCTCGCCGTGCTTGTTACTAGATTCATGAAACAACTTGCTAACAGCTTCATCTCTACTTCTCCTTTTTCCTGCAGTGACCGACGTCGCAGGAGAAGTTGTTGATGTTGGTCCTGGAGTGAAAGATCTCGCAGCAGGAGATCAAGTTGTTGCCATGTTGAACTCTCTTGTAAGTGAACTTTGTTCCTGGCAACATCTTTCTATGTTTGTCAtcttcacacaagaagctgatgtCAGAGTCTTTCGGATTTATTTTACAGTAAGCTCATCCATGCAAACATTATCTTGGCTGTTACAGAATGGAGGTGGACTAGCTGAGTACGTTGTAGCACCCGCAAACATGACTGTCAAAAGGCCATCTGCGGTATCTGCAGCTGAGGGTGCTGGCATTCCCATTGCTGCTGGCAGTGCGCTCAAGTCACTGAGATCCATTGGTGCCAAGTTTGATGGCACCAGCAAGCCTTTAAACGTGTTGATCACCGCCGCCTCGGGTGGCGTTGGCTTGTACGCTGTGCAGCTTGCGAAGCTGGCGAACCTCCACGTCACGGCCACCTGCGGCGCCGGGAACATGGATCTTGTGAGGAGCTTGGGCGCAGACGAGGTGATGGACTACAAGACCCCAGAGGGTGCTAGCCTGCAGAGCCCCTCCGGCAAGAAGTACGATGGCGTGGTTCACTGCACCGTCGGCGTCAGCTGGTCGACGTTCAGGCCATTGCTGAGCAGCCGCGGGAGAGTGATCGACTTAACCCCTAACTTATCTGCCATCCTCGCCTCTGGCCTCCACAAGGTCACATTCGCAAAGAAGCGCGTTGTGCCCCTCTTTCTGCGGCTCAACAAGGCAGACCTGGAGTTCTTGGTCGGGTTGCTGGAGGAGGGCAAGCTGAAGACGGTGATCGACTCGAGGTTCCCGCTGAGCGAGGCGAGCAAGGCATGGCAGACCAGCATCGATGGCCACCCCACTGGCAAGATCGTCGTTGAGATGGAGAGCTGATCGTCGTCACTGCTGCTATTACCAACGGACTTCCATAGACGGTGGAGAGAAATAGTCAGTAAACATATAGACTAGTCATTTCTGCGTTTGTTTTAttctgatgatgttcttgatgttCGTTTTTCTTCAGCTTGTGCTTAAGAGTCTTGAGAGTGTGAGTTGCAAAAATATATCGATTAGATGTAAATCAGTAAAATGGTACAGTTGTGCTGTCAAGAATATAGTTTGCTCATGCTTTGTGGATTATGCAAGTGTAAATAATATCTGCCAGAATATAAATCcttataattggtttctctatccGGACAGTAGGCGAGAACCACTGACCTCCTGTAGAATAACAACCCTGCTGAACAGTATGGTGTATAAATAAGCTGTCCACCGCTACTCGCTGCCTCTCCTGCAGTAGGTTGAACAAAATTAGGACGTTAACAGTAACTGATAAGTAGAGCACAACTGCGAAGCACAAGACAATGGACGGTGATACCATGataggttctcatactaatttcagCAACTTAAAACGATTATTCCACAACAGTCAACAAAAACTGTACCTATGGGCACAGCAAATCAACCAGAGCACTGAAATACTAGGTACATGATCCTAACAGGTTACTTACTACCTGTACTTGATTTTTTTCTGGCAAAAAATAGCCAGGGCACCTAGTTTCAATACGGTAAATAAAGTATAACACATCAGCTCATAAAAAAAACTGGCAAAACTTACTATGACTGCATCTGAatagatgtactccctccgtcccacaaaAAATTATATTAgatttttgttaaaatttagatgtatctagacactatccaatatatagatacatccaaatttattaGCAGTATTCAAGGAAGATTCTGATGTGAGGGCAAGCAACGATCAGTGGTCATGGAGCTTACACGCCAACTTCTTACAATAAACTCATGTTTGGGGTCCTAATCGTCTCTCTGATATTCAAGAAGCTCTGGAAGAGCAAATGTCTGCATAACCAAAAAAGTGTTTGTTTGGTTATTCCTAGTGGACAGACCGGGACATGATGGATCGTTGCCAATGGCACTTGGACTCGGGAGTTTACTGCGCCTATGTGCTCTAGTTCAGAAAGGAAAACAAGAGATCACCTTCTCTATAATTGCACCTTTGCACGCAGATGTTGGAGGAAAATAGGCATCGCTTTTTCTTCGACTAATGGTATGACAAAGTTATGTTTGAGCAGGCAAAGCAAAGTTTCAATGGTCCTAAATTTTTTGAAGCTGCGACCGGTGCTTTATGGGTGATTTGGAAGCAGAGAAACAATTTGATCTTTGAGAAGGTCCCGCCATCTTTTTAAGCCTGGAGTGCAGTTTTTAAAAAGGATCTTGGTCGGATCATGCATAGAGTTAAACCCAAGCATAAGGAAGACTTAGGCTGATTTACTAATGGTTCAGCAGATACAGGAGTATTTTGATACTAGAGTTTTTTTTTCTACCCTTTTCTGTATCTTGCATCTGTTGCCCCCTGCACCCCTGGGTTGCTTTACTTCCCTTGTACATTCTGCCCCCTAGGATTTGTACATTATATTCTCTTTTAATTTAAAATATACCGTAGAGGCCTTCTTTATGGTTTCCCTGGTAAAAAAAAAGATGGACTATAGGGCGCGCCTTACAGTCAAAAGAAGGGGTGAAAAGTGGCATGTCGCTATGTTCATTGAGGAACACATCCATCCATATGTCAAGAAGTTTTCGCTAAAAAGATTCTTAAGGTCTCATAAAGGGATTCCCAAGGACGAAAGAGAGTTGGTGAAGCTACTGATGTCTATTATGGCAGAACTATATTGGAAACTAGCAAATGGTCCTTATGACAGAAGGATGTAAGAAACTACATGTACACAGTTGGTGCTGCAGCACAAACCAACTAGGACATGTCACTGTTGATTGCCCATTTTGAGTAAATGAAAAGGATGATCCAGATTTCTTCTACAGGGGGTTAAATGGATCTTCTGGGTTGATGGACCAGCTTACAATGATTGTTTGTCATTTGACACCACATATATGATAATATTGTTACAACATGCTATGCGTGTCATTGCTGGCATCAATAGATATGGATAGTCTATTTAACTCGGGTGCGTGTTCCTAAACAACTAGCAGATTTTGTTTGGCTATTTAAGAGATTTATAGAAGCTATGGATGGTGTCCTACTAACAAATTTATAACTGATGAGGAATTCATGATGGACCAGAGGGCCATCTTAGCTACTTTCTCGGATACATGCCACACAGGAATTATAGATGGCACATCATGCAAAATGCGCAGAGTGTGCTTGGTAACGACATGGCTAAGAATGCTCTAAGGCTGGAGTTTAATGAGATTATTGATCACAACATGACAGTTTATGAATTTGAACCAAGGTGGGCAGAGATAATTTTGAAGTATAATGTTGGGGATAATAAACATTTACATGACCTATATGACACAaggaaggtgtgtaaattaagaaAATCTTTGTatcgtctcaagcaagctcccaaacaatggcatgagaagtttgaaagaactttgacatatgTGGTATTTGTTGCAAATGAagctgacaaatgtgtgtactaccacCATGGTGGGGCGAGAGAGTTgctctatgtttgtatgtggatggcaTACTAATTTTCGGGACAagcctcaaagtgattgaggaagtCAAATCATTtctatctcagtgtttcgagattaAAGATCTCGGTGAAGTTGATGTTATCTTGAACATCAAGCTACAGAGAGATGAGAACAATGAGATtgcacttgtgcaatctcattatgccgAGAAGGTGTTGAGCAAATTCGGCTAtggtgattgcaaatcttctcccaC contains the following coding sequences:
- the LOC124666098 gene encoding chloroplast envelope quinone oxidoreductase homolog, which translates into the protein MVTTGTTPPAKMRALQYDTCGEGAAGLKHVEVPVPSAKKNEVLLKLQAATVNPVDWKIQKGDMRPLLPRRLPFIPVTDVAGEVVDVGPGVKDLAAGDQVVAMLNSLNGGGLAEYVVAPANMTVKRPSAVSAAEGAGIPIAAGSALKSLRSIGAKFDGTSKPLNVLITAASGGVGLYAVQLAKLANLHVTATCGAGNMDLVRSLGADEVMDYKTPEGASLQSPSGKKYDGVVHCTVGVSWSTFRPLLSSRGRVIDLTPNLSAILASGLHKVTFAKKRVVPLFLRLNKADLEFLVGLLEEGKLKTVIDSRFPLSEASKAWQTSIDGHPTGKIVVEMES